GCCCTTCTGACTGTCTCCTGGTGAGCTTCTAAGCAGTTCCTCAGAACAGTCAAATTACCTTTACCAGCAGGGGTCTAAAGTGCTACCATAAAGTAATATCTCAattacagaaccacagaatcattaagattggaaaaaaaaCTCCAAGTTCATcagtccaacctttgaccaatgATCATCTTGTCTGGATAAGATCTTGTTAAATTAAAACTAACTCTTTTTAGAGTAATAcaaccttttaaaaatctgaattaaatgcattttttaaaatttcacattaaaatttCAATATACAATAGAAGCTTTTCGATTCTGAATTTAGTCTTCCTTGGACATGAtccctttttgcttttttactgcttcttcaggaaaaggaagatgaagtaggaaggagaaagattttgttttctcccttcaTCTTCCACTTGAAGGCAAAGAGCAAGTGGACACTAATAGAGACCTTTGCAGGTTTCATGTCAGGGGTACTTCAGTTGCCATACCTGTATCTTAACCTGAGTAGCTCTTACCTCCTGGTTATATTTGGAATATACCTCGGAGGATGatggcaggcagctctgcagctgtcaGTGCCCTGGCCTCAAGAGCAGCACCGCCTGGCTCAGGATGTGCTGACCACCAGGACGATGAGCTGCGCTCCCTGCATGACACTCTGGGAGGAACCTGAGGAGCTTGGCTGCACATGCACACTCCTCAGTTCTTTTGGGTTTGAATGCGACAAAGACAAGATTACCTCACCTGCAGAGGCTGGAACTTAGTGTGCACTTCCCTTTGGAATGACTTCCAGAAGTCTGGAGTGTGATACAGATGTACTCTACAGTCCTACTGACAAATTTTCACTACAGCAGCTACCGCCCCATTCAGAAGTTGTGATGCCAAAATCCAGTAGCCTTTCAGAATAATAATCATAGTATTTGGCTCTAAAACTAGATTTACCAGGCTACTTTATGTTACAAGACCAATGTGGTAAAATTCTGCAAGTACATTACACAAAgacaacaaaaggaaaaaatatgcaaatcCTTACACTGTCTGTAAAGGCTGCTGGAATTTATGTGTGAATTATTTTGCTCTCTGTTGTAACCTACTCTGTGTTACATTACTTCACTTTACTATTACTGCTACTTATCTTAAGCATACCATAAGCCCTAAAATCCacccagaaaatgaaagaataaattCAATTGCTCCATAAAAAAGAAGTTTTCACTCAAGGAGAATGTTTATTGTAACTATCCATACTTGTTGAAATGCTGAAGTAAAAGTTGATTGACTAACAAATGAAATAacattccctttttcctctgtttttttttggtcaaaatCTGGAGGAAATTCTTTGaacaaaatgtaattatttcttcttccaaAGTATGTGTCACTAtcctttggttttttccttttttaggaAAATACATATGttgaaaatcaaaatgttttcaaatcaAAGAAGCAACTCATGACTTGAAGTTTAGTTATTAGAGAAACACAGTCTATGTGACATATCAGAAGGGTGTTGAAGTCCTCAGCTTATTGCCATGCAGGTGCATTTATGATTACTTCATAACCCACTGTTACTTTTCTCCCTTAGCAAGTTATCACTTTTGTCTTCAGCAGCTCATTAAAGTTTTCTAGGGCACCAGTAGATTGATTTGGATATTgcaaataaatagaaaacatttttttatttacaaaatatttcaattatgCATGTAGTTTATCTGTTTGTTATTCACATATTTCTTCATAAATACTGTCAGATTAATACTCAGATATGCAAATCTCTTTCAGTGGTAGTGATGCAGTTTTCTGTGGCTATTTTTGCATAATTTCATAATGTCAATATTAACAATGTATTATAGAACACAAGTTGTGTCTGTGTCATAAGTCACTAAACATGGCTGATAGTTTGTATTgcttgaaacatttttctccattgAATGGCTCATAAAGGAGAAGATTAAATCTAGGTAAGACTAGATGTTTCCTGTCTTTCATTTCAATAACTCAAATATTCATTTTATATTGCTACAGTATACTTTTATAACCAATCACTTTCTGTTGTGATACTGAGAAAATTTGTAATATGCACAAAAACATTCCACGTACGTTTACTTGAATTCCATCAAGAAGCATTGTTTTGCCTATCCCTTCTAACAAAACCACTGTTTTTACTAATAGTAAGAGGGttgatggagagagagagagagagagagagagaaagaatgaTTGATTCCTTCTGTATCCTTTGGTGAATCCATGCTAGAAATCTGTGAAAatccaattttttaaaaaattctgtggaACTGCAGATGATGATGGGCTTTGAAGGCAGATCTCATAGCAATTTAATGGAAGTCATTTGAAAATCTAGAAAACTTTCTCTCAGCAGTTTTGAGAAACTGACTGACTTGTGAATGGGAAGTGGGAGAAATAGTCCTGAGGGATACTCAAAATTGCATTTTCAGGCAACTAGCTCAAAGACTTTCACAAAGTTGTCTGTAATTGAAGTACAGCAGGGGAAATTGCCTCTTTGACCTCTATGGTATTTTGACTAAATGCATGAGCACTTAAGTATGTCACAATTAGGTAGCATATCAGCTGGCtcaagaaataataaaatgaattCATGTCTTTTGCAATTCTTCTGAAGACAATAGTATTTTTCAACGGAAAGGCTTGATCCAATGAATTTCCTCACTTTCTTATTGCTGTTGTTCCTTGGGGCTGCGAGATAGACTATGAATGAGTATTCAAAGGCAGATGGAAAAGAGCTACTGGCTTGCACAAGGCTGGCAATGGCTCTTAGCACTGGGTAGAGAAAAGACAAAGAGCAAAAATTTTCAATGGACACTTTCACCAGATCAGACCCTCTTTGGCTCAGTGCTGGCCTGGCCTGAGGTTTATAATCATCTGCCCAATGTGAGAGAGCAGCTGTCTGCATTTCAGGAGTGTAAGTTTCTGAAAATATGATTCAGTACCAAGCCTCCTCCATGAGAACAAGCTGAGCTGATTCTTTGTCCTGAATGCTTTCAGTGTCTGACAGCTTCTTCCTTGCCTTTTGGACacagaaatttcaaaaaaaaactCCTCTAGATCAAGTCCCAAAGATAtcaccagcagctctccccCAGGGCTTTTACCTGCACTTTGCAGATGTTTTTCACCACTTCTGGGTAGACAGGCAAAGAGGCTGGAAGATGATGGCAACTGAATGCCATCAGTTTGAAGACAACACTCAGCCATGTATTTTGTCTGAGTTGTGACAATGCAACAATCTCTGCCTGAGACTGGTCTGGTTAAAGGCAACCATCCACACTTGAGAGCAGGCAGCACCTCTGAGAGTGGTCCAGGTGCTGTTTTGATTGGTTTGGGTGTCTTCAAATCCAAACCACCTTCACTTCAACTGGAAGCATTCTTCCAAAGGCAAATCAGAAATTGTCATCTACTGAGATCTTGACTCCAAAGACATAAAATTTACATGTAAATTTTAATAGCTTTCCATGTATTTCACaattcattttcatttaaaaatttgtaCTAGGACCATAGCAGTTCAAGCAGAGGACCATTGTATATATTTTGTgtaaatatatgtgtatatttatgTATCTTTTGGCACTGGATAGTTTGAAATCATAGCCACGCATTTTGATGTCAAACTGAGGAAGGACATTTTCTCTCTGAGCCCCTGGAAAAAAAGACTAAAGTACAAGTCAACTCCACCTCACTAAGCACATTTCACTTTAAATACTGGATTACACATGGCATTCACTAGTGAGGATATGCCTGAAATGGTATAGCATGTGCTGTATGATACTTCAGTGTATTCTGTAACAAATCCATCAGACCTGTGTCTGCCCACCAAACCAACCACAGTGGGGATGCCTAGAGGTAGAAACAAGGGACAAGCTAAAATAGGCCACAGACAACACCTTTATCTTACATCATTCTCATTGCTCCTGTGTGTACACAAGCAGTGGGTGTAAATAGCTCTGAAATGTGAAAGTCAATTTGAAAGGATTATATTGACTCTGCTTAATAGCAAAAGATGCTTCCAGTGCCTTTTGGTGCTAacaataacaaaagacattatTACAATAAGAAGAAATACTGACCTCTGCTTGTGCTGGCTTTCAGCACAACTCTTGTACCTTTTTCAATTTCTTCcagattgttttttttttgcaagaaatgttttgggtttttgtaaGAAAGAACACACTATAATAAACAGTTCTATGAAGATTTCAGAAACTATCTGGATGGCCATATGCCTCTGATTTTTTCAGGGGGAAGGAGAGTTGTATTTGTAGGGTTCTGGGTTtaggttgggttgggttttttgtgccCTGTCAAAATTTTTTCAGGTTTAGTAATTTttcaagcattttaaaattcatctgTTTCCTGTCCCTGGTCTTTATTCTTCTGGACAGCACTGACAGTCTGCCAAACTAACTTGGCACAGACATTTGCAAGGCTGGAACTTGTGGCCACATGTAAGTGGAGTTCTCTGTGTGCTTGAGCATTTTTTAGTCAAGAGAGGAAGTGGATCTTCTGTCACTCACTGCCCAAGTCAAGAATCTACACCATTACAATATACAGTTGAGAGCACATTGTTGCTGTGGAATGGATTATTTACCAAAAGTTTTTTGTTTCCAGTCCAATAGAAGATACTTCATACTGTAGAACTGCCCCTGAAATCACACTGGATACTCAGAGAGAACACAAGCTCAGCTGTGGGCAGCAAGATAAGCTGAGGCTTGTATCAGCATATACCCAAACAGGGAGACTTGGACTGAGATCCAAAAACACAGAAGACATGTAGTTTCCAAAAATCTGAGGTGTGTGATCATTTCTAGATTTTGCAGAACACCAACAAGGCTGTTTGCATGCTATGTTACAGCCATTTTagcttttctccagcctctcataAAAAGGTCATAGTCACCTCTACTGTTAAAACTTAATCTCTGTTAAAACTGCACAGCTATAAAACAGAAATTCACTTGCATcatcattttgtttcttctcactGGGGATGAATCACTTCTCTATGTGTTTTAGTGCAAGATTCACTATGTTGTcctgaaaaaatgtttgaaacTGCAGATTCTGGAGACCAGATTTTTTAACTGTGAGGCTATTTAGGGACATTGGTTTGAGGggttttatggggttttttaccAGACATACAGCGTGTTGCTGTCAGGATGGGactgagaggggagggtgtATCAAGAAGAGTGTATCAACAATTTTATGTtgaaaaattccatttaaacaGATGAAGTTTTATGGTCTCCAAATCTGTTTTGCAGTTTGGACAAAACCACCTTATGCCTACATGTCTTTCCCTTATTGCTATGTTGTTCATCCCTCTAGTCCCAACCATAAACACTGTTGGCCAGTGTAAATATACTTTAATTGCTCTGCCAGCACTTCTTGTCTGATGTGTGATTCAGTCCCAAATTTAGCCTCAACTGGAgccaaagagcagaaaaaattTAGAGTTATGAAACTCTCTTCTTGTTTTACAGCAGTCTaaagagacatttttaaagaaagataaGATTGAAGCCTTTATATCTGTATTCATCATTCATATTCACAATTGACTCAAGTTGTTAAAACAGTTTTCTATGGCTctgtttaaaacataaaatcttttgcttgctatttggatttttctttattcgTTGCTTGAACTTCCACAGGACCTTTAAAATTGAAACTAACCTGTCTAAACTGCGGGGATGTTGCTTCTTAGTGGACCAAATAAAATACTGCAACTAACCACAAATATTGATTTAAAGCAAAATTgatttctctcttaaaaaaacactaggttggttggttgatttttaGAGGTTTGATTTGGTTGAGTTTTTCTTCAATGGTAGTGGAAATCAAATTAGGAATTTGAAAAGCACagtacagaaacaaaaagctctATTTTTTTAAGGCGGGTCGCTTCCGCCACATTATAGAATCTATTGCAAGGgggagaaaaatttaaaaaagcaacagaagGAGTGAGAAACGTAAAACTTTTCAGAGAAACAGTCCATCGGAGGTCTGGGCTGGTTCTCCCGTCGTGGCTGGTGCAGCGCCGCGGGGTCGGGAAGGAGGAGCGGGATGCGGTGGAGCCGCCCCGGCGCTGGGGGCTCCGCGGTCCGGCCCGTGTGGCCCGGTCCGGAGAGCGGCCCAGGTGCGaggccggggccggcgggggccGGAGCAGCGATGCCCCGGGAGGGtggcggggctgcggggccctCCGAAGGAGCGGACGGAGACAGCGCGGGGAAACAGGGGCAGCGGTGGGCAGGAACGGTGCGTCCCGCCTGCCGGTGCCAGCCGAGGGGAGCTGCCCTTCCatgctgccctgccccgggaCTCCCAGGGAGGACCGCCCGCGCCAGGCGTTCGGGGTGCCCCGGTACCCGGCCAGCCGCAGCCCCGCAGCGCGGGCGGGACAAGGGGATGCAGCGAGCACAGAAGGGGCACCTCGGCCGCCCTGTCTCATGCGGCCCGGGGTGTGCCCTGCTCCCACGTCCTGCGGCTCTCGGCGAAGCCGGGTGGCCCTGTCCCACCCCGAAGTCAGGAGGAGCCGGCCCGCGTCTGTCGTGCGGGACCGGAGAGCGGCAACGCTGTCCCAGTTGAGACCACTGCCGCGGAGTTTACAGGAAGGTTTACAAatgagggggggaaaaaaagttatttggggaaaggggaaaaggcaAAACGTGCAGGAGCCGAAGAGGAGTCGGAAAGTCGGCAGGATTGAAGGCAGGAGGCACTGAGAGGAGCACACGCCTCccgtgctgggcacagcagcgGTCCCGTCCCGCCCCCGCTGGCTGCCCCGGGGTGCCcggcagctctgcccaggccCACCCGCCCAGCGGCGTGCTCCCAAAGTCACCTGAGCACTCAGGAGAAGGTCCCTATCCCTAATCGCTCCAGGCTAAATCCTCTGACACTCCGACATTTAGAGAACATCTAGGACACGTGTGGTTAGGAGTGATCAAAGAAGAGATAAGATCAAAGATCACTTTAATTGCGAAAATGAGGCCAAATGAGATTTTCAGAAAACCAGCTACATATCGGAGGTTGTCAAAAGCACTATTTTCGTTTAATGTAAGCCGTTGAAGTTCAGAAATTACTGGACACTTACATTCACGTGACACACATATTTCACATTCCCTTTACTTACAAGCAACACAGattacacaaaaataaacaggaaaaatagatatatatatatttggtcAAGCATTCATTTCAGGCAACCCGTCGCAGGGGTAAGCTGCAGCCGGCCCGGTGCCGGTACCCGGCCCGGcgcccttccctcctccccggGCCGAGAACGGCCCCAGGTGCCGGAGGGAGAGGCGCGGGCACGGCCGCGGAGGGGCAGGGCGGGCAGAGGGGCTTTGCGGCGGGCAACGCAGTCCTGCCCCGACCCCGGGCCAGGCGGGGAAGGGGAAGCACACCGGGTTTCCCGGGCCCGAGCAGCTGGGCTAGCGACAGAGGGGGGGCTCTTTGCAGGCGGAGGCTTGCAGATCCGCCCCGGGGACCGGCCAGGTCCGGCGGGAGAACCCTCAGGacagtgcctgctgctggcgGTGGCTCTCGGATTGCGGGGAAGGTCGTGCTTACCCCCGCCGAGGCTCGCCCAGCGGAGGAGAGAGCCTGTCCCTTCCCAGTCTGCCACGAGATGCTGCTTTCCCCACCTGCGGCTGCCGCTGGCTGATGCTCTCGGCCCCTCCCCTACTGCCACGGAGCACATGGCAATGTTTTGGTTGATCGGTTTGGATcgttttgttgggtttttgtccttctttctctctttttttttttttcttttttttttttttttccccgacCAAAATGTGCCGCAGCTGATTGCCCCTAAAGCAACCGCAACGTCTCAGGAGAAACTTTCAAGCGGcttaaggaagagaaaaaaatataaaggaaaaaaagaaagaaagaaagaaagaaacgCTACTTCGCAGGCTGTTTTAGCTCCCTGTGTCGCTGCGTGCGCGGTGTGCTCAGGGACAGTCGCACGGCGCCAAGCCTTTCCTTGCTGGGAAACACTCGGtcaaaggcatttaaaaaaaataatccccaTAAATCTCCATATATAGTGAGGCGTGCGGTTGGGGTTTTAAGTCCCATCGTTTGTTTCCCTGTGTTGTGACAAAGGGAACCCCGGTGAACTGGCAGGTCCTAGCGTACCAGGAGAGCTGTCAGGCACACGTAACGCAGACGGGGACCTTGCTGCAAGTACTTTGCAAGATTACCGAACACGGGTGGTTTTCCCCCAAGAACATCTACTTGAGGGTTTCACAAACAGGGAAGCAACGCACCCaaagctccttcctcctctcgAGGAGTCGCCTTCAGCCTCCGTACGGACACCGCCAGACCGAGGTCGGACCAGTCCACTGCCGTCGCCTCGTAAATCCAAGAATAATCCCCGACACGGCGGTTTCCTGCATagggtggttttgttttactGATGCTACTCGGGCAGACACTGTGGTTTACAGCCACCACAAGCAACGACCTGCAAACCCTACGTCTACCCAGAACGATGGAGAGTGGGAGGGAGGCGGGAGCGCCGGCGCCCGGCAGCGGAGGCCGGGAGAGACGAGGACGGCCGCGGAGCCCTCCGGGGCCGGGCGTCCCCCGTCGTTCCCAGCGGAGCCCTGCCGTGATCCGCAGGGCTCGTCCGGCGGGCGGAAAGCGAGCGGCCCGGGCGCGCTGGCGGAGCGGGGACGCCGGAGCCCCCCGCCCTTCGGACGGCGCTGTGCGGGTCTGGGCGGGGGCACGCTGCGGCTCGGGGCAGGCGGGGGGAGGAAGGAACAGGACCCCCCTTCGCCCCGTCCCGGAGTGGTGGGCTTCACTGCCGGCAAAATTTGCACttgataattttcttaaaagcaCTTTGGAAGTCTTTGTTGAAATAGGCATAGATAATGGGGTTGAGAAGGGAGTTGGAGTAGCCCAGCCAGTTGATGACTGCCCCCAGCCACTCGGGCATGTAGCACTTACTGTCACAAAAGGGCAGGACCAGGGCCACGATGAAGAACGGCAGCCAGCAGAGGATAAAGGTGCCCATAATGATGCCCAGGGTCTTGACAGTCTTTCTCTCCCGGGACAGAGCCATTCTCCGTTTGGCTTCCGTGTTCTTCTCGTTGCGCCTCTCGAAAGAGGGCGGCGGTGGGGAGCCGCACGCCTCGCTGGGCAGCGGCAGGTGAGTCTTGGAGGAACTGTTGCAGTGCTGGACCTCGATGATCTCCAGGGCAGTCCCGTCCTGGCCCTGCCGCACCGCGCCGTTGACACAAGCCCCGGGCTTGGGCTCTACAGTCCGCCGCCAGCTCTTGCCGGGCTCCCCGTTGCCTTTCTTTACGGTGGCCGGAGAGAGAGTGAGGCAGGTGTCGGcgatttttttcttctctgctttctttaCTGTCTTGCGGATCCTAAAGCGTGCCGCCTTGAAGATGCGACCGTAGAGCACCAGCATGAGAAGAAGCGGAATGTAGAAGGCGCCGAAGGTGGAGTAGATGGTGTACCCGTGGTCCTTGCTGATGGTGCAGGCGTCGGGGTTCGAGCGGTCCTCCGGCGTCCTCCAGCCCAGCATGGGCGGGATGGATATCAAGAAGCCGATAAGCCAGGTCAGGCTGATGAGCACGGCCGCCCGCCGGGGAGTTCGCTTGTTAACATAGTCAATGGGGTCCGTGATGGCCCAGTACCTGTCCAGGGCGATGGCGCACAGGTGCAGGATGGAAGAGGTGCAGCAAAGCACGTCCAGCGAGATGAAGATGTCGCAGGTGACCTGCCCCAGCGTCCACTTGTTCAGCACCTGGTAGAGGGCCGCCAtgggcagcaccagcacggACACCATGAGGTCGGTGACGGCCAGCGAGCCGATCAAATAGTTGGCCACGGTTTGCAGGGAGCGCTCCAGGGCGATGGCTGCGATCACGCAGGCGTTGCCGCTCACGGCGCACAGGATAAGcgtgcccaggagcagggaggtgagcACCTGGTAGCCCAGGGTCACCTCGGCGAGGCCGGGGCCGCTCGTCCCCTCGGGGGAGCGCGCTGGGGAGGTAGTGTTGTTGGCCACATCCATGCCGGgccgggggtggggggggtCGCTTCAGGAGACAGACATGGGCAGAGATGCCGGTCACTTGTGCGCTCCCCTGGCAGGAGGCATAGGCGCCCCGTGCGGTTTGGCCACGCCGGGCACCCCCCGCTCCgccacccctccctcccctaTATAGCGCGGCGGGAGGCGGCCGGAGCTCGGAGGACGGCGGCTGGCGgagccgccccgcgcccgcccaTCCCCGCCGCCTCTGCCCAGCGCGCAGCCCTGCGCCGTGGGGGCGGCCCTCCTGCCGCCGCTCGCCGCGATTCTGCCCCTCGCTCTGCCGCTCTCCCGCGCCGCtcccccctgctctgcctctccgCGCTCCCCTAgttttctccctcccctccctccctccttacTCTCgctcctccccctccccttccaccccctccccacccttccGCGTAGGTCTCGCCGGGTCGCCATGGCCGGTGGGGGCAGATGTCATTGCCCTTCTCCCCTCCCGTCCGGAGGGACACCGCAGATAAATTCTCCACggctccccctcctcccctcgaTTTACAAATGGTCTCgcagctccccgcccggcagcGGCGGCTCTGGGCTGCCCCTCAGGACAGCCCCGGGGcggagggcagagcagggcaggcgGGAGGAAGGCGCTCCGTGAGCGGGCACGGCGGGGGCAGCGCTCacccggggcggcggcgccgagcGGGCGCCGCTGGAGGCGCCGATCGCCACCTGCAGGAGGGCGCGGGGCTCGGCCGGGCGCTGCCGGGACGGGACGGCCCGGCCGGGAGGCTCGGCCCttccctgcccggccccgcagccAGCTGCCCGCCGGGGGAGCCCGGGGAGCGGGAGGCAGCGCGGGTGTGTCTCGGGAGGGGCCCGTGTGCGCCTGGCAGGGCTCCCGCAGCCGAGGAAGCGCGGCTGGTGATGGTTCCTGCCCTCGGCCCGGCGGGGACTGCCCGAGATCGCCCGATCTAATGTCATTAGATCGCCCCCCGGAACAGCAGCATTGCTCCCCGGCCCTCCCGACGGGCGAATTTCGGTACAGCACACTAGGTGAATGACTGTCCTCTCCTGACGGTAACAACAGCGACAGCAACAGAAAGAAGGGctaaaaatgactgaaaaaaatcccacagcaaAAAACGTTGTAGGTTGTAGTTCAGTCCGGTGGGAGGGGAAAGGCTGTGTCCGAAAGTGAAATGAGAGACGTATTACTGAGAACAATCTTAAATAAAAGAGTGTCAGATTGGCACATCATAAGAAAATCAGTTATTGTCCAGTACATAGAACTAACAATCACGAACCTGAAAAgaatgtcatttaaaaaaacaaacaaacaaaaaaccaaccccacaaCTCTATAACAGAGTTACTATCTATCCTATCTTGCAGCTCAGTATTCTTAGTGATATGAGATCTTTCATCCTGCTCTGTAACTGCCATGCAAGCttagtaaatgaaaaaaaaaaaaaaaaaaaaaaaaaaaaaaaaaaaaaaaaaaaggcgctCCAAACGAGTAATTTCTTATCAAGAAGATTTTTCAATTCTAA
This genomic window from Prinia subflava isolate CZ2003 ecotype Zambia chromosome Z, Cam_Psub_1.2, whole genome shotgun sequence contains:
- the HTR1A gene encoding 5-hydroxytryptamine receptor 1A — translated: MDVANNTTSPARSPEGTSGPGLAEVTLGYQVLTSLLLGTLILCAVSGNACVIAAIALERSLQTVANYLIGSLAVTDLMVSVLVLPMAALYQVLNKWTLGQVTCDIFISLDVLCCTSSILHLCAIALDRYWAITDPIDYVNKRTPRRAAVLISLTWLIGFLISIPPMLGWRTPEDRSNPDACTISKDHGYTIYSTFGAFYIPLLLMLVLYGRIFKAARFRIRKTVKKAEKKKIADTCLTLSPATVKKGNGEPGKSWRRTVEPKPGACVNGAVRQGQDGTALEIIEVQHCNSSSKTHLPLPSEACGSPPPPSFERRNEKNTEAKRRMALSRERKTVKTLGIIMGTFILCWLPFFIVALVLPFCDSKCYMPEWLGAVINWLGYSNSLLNPIIYAYFNKDFQSAFKKIIKCKFCRQ